AATTTAGAATGGGAAATGGATGGGAAAACAAAAGTCATTCTTTGCGAGCCATTTACCAGGGAGTAGGGAAAAATAATTCAGGGGTTTAAAACGTAAGGTAGTGATTTTTCAGTCTGGAAACTTGCCTGATAGACGACAGTCCGGACTGCAAATCTCATTGATTGATGAAAATAATCCAGAATGGGGGCAGTTCGACCATGGAAAAAGCCACGCTGACAATACTTCCGCGTTGAACCCTTTATGAAGGTGTATTGTTGGATCTGGAAGCCTTGAAGAAAGCCACTGCAGCCTTCCTGGTGCTTACAGCAATATTACTGGTCGTCAGTAACCGGGCAGAAATTGTGCCCTTGCTGGAAGAAAGCTGGAAGATCCTCAGTGATACACGGATTATGTATGTTTTTCTGGCATCCTCAGTTTATCTGCTGAGCGTGTACTTTTTTGCAGTCCGCTGGCAGCAGGTGCTCTCTTCCATTGGATATAACCTTAAAGCCGTAAATCTCCTCCCGATTATGTTTGGAGCAGCGTTCGTGAATAATATTACTCCTGCAAGCAGGACAGGAGGAGAGTCCCTGCGCATAATCTGGGCTAACAGGAGTTTTGGGATCACGTATACCCACGCTGTCATAACTATCCTTTTTGAAAGACTGGTTGAAGCAATTCCTGTTGCCCTGCTGTTTCTTTACATCCTGTATTTATCCCCTTCTTTTGAAAGCCTTCTCCATCTCCAGAGAAAAATTCTAACGTTTAATTCTTCCCTGCTATGGGTTTTAATCCTGATAGGGGGAGGAATAGGAGTGAGGATCCTCATAAGAAAATCTTCCATTTTCACGAGAAAGTTATATCAGGACTGGAAACAGCTGAACAGGTCTTTTGTCCCTGTACTCCTCCTGTCCTGCCTGGTCTGGGGACTTGATGTGATACGCATCAAGCTGGTAGCTTCCGCCCTTTCCCTCCCTCTGTCCATGGATATTATAATAGTGTTCTCAGTCCTTTACCTCGTACTCGGATGCCTGCCAATCACTCCCGGAGGGCTGGGAATCGTAGAGGGAGGCCTGGTTTCACTTCTCCTGTATTTTGGGATGTCCCCTGCTTCAGCAGGCAGTTTCGTATTTCTCGAGCGGTTTGTGTCCTACGGGCTAAGCAGCCTGATAGGTATCCTGTATCTGTTTTATTATGGGGGGTTTAAGATCTGGAAAGATACAAAATCGCATTAATCAGTGACTGGTATTTCCCAAAAATAGGGGGAATCGAGTATTGTATGCATTCTCTTGCAAAAACCCTGATCCAGGAAGGACATGAAGTCCATATTATTACAAGGAGCTATCCCGGCATCCCTCAGTACAGCATGAGGGACAGAATTAAGATAATAAGGGTAGGAAGTGATCCCTTTCCGGGACAGAAGCGTTTCATGATGCCCGGGGCATATAAAGAACTCTACAACCTTCTGAGATCGGAAAATTATGATATGATTCACTCTCACGGGCTTGACTCACCGCTAAGCATGGCTGCTCTGCTCATGTCCAGAAAAATCGGGCTTCCTTCCGTAGTTACAAACCATTCCCTTGTAGGACACACAGCTCTCAGCCCTGCTCTCTACCTTGCCGGCAAACTGCTTGTCAGGAATGCGGATGCCGTAATTGCAGTTAGTTCTGCAGTTGAGAAGGATTCAAAACTGATGACAAAAAAGCCAGTTTACAGGATATTTAATGGGATCGAATGTGAAGAAAACAGCTGTAAAGCTACCCTTCCCATCAACAGGGAAGAAAAAATCGTGATCGCCAGTGTAGCCCGAATGACAAGAAAAAAAGGAGTCCATCACCTTGTAAAGCTTGCCCCTGCCCTGCTTAAAAAACACGAAAACCTGATGTTTGTTATGATAGGAGACGGACCCCTTACAAAAAAGCTGGAAAAGAGAGTAAAAAAGTGCGGCTTATCCGATAATTTCTATTTTACAGGGGAAATAACCCGGAATAAAGTGCTTGATTATCTTGAGCAGGCTGACATCTTTGCTCACCCATCCGGAGACGAAGGGTTCGGGATTTCAATACTGGAAGCAATTTTGAAAAAAGTCCCTGTTGTGGCAATGAACCACAGCGGTGTTTCGGATATTATTGAGCACGGTGTAGACGGTTTTCTTGCAGAAGACCTCACGGAATTTTCATCCTGCCTTGAAACCCTTATTGAGAACCCGGAACTGAGAACTGAATTTGCCCGGAAAGCAGCTGAAGGGCTTCCAAAATATGACTGGGACAGGATTTATGAGCAGACATGCCGGGTGTATACAGGCATTATTAATGGAAAACATCACAACAGGAGTCTTGAACAGGAGAGCCTATCAGAGAGCGACTACAAAAAGTTGCTTAAAAAGACAGACCAGAGAGAATAACTGGATAAATAAACGGAAAAATGCTGGGAAATGATGAAGAAACCGGGAAGATGAATGGTTTCAAAAGTTTTTGAACCAATGTTTAAATATAAAAAATATCATAATACGCTTAGAGATTTCACGCTGTTAACATATAAAATACAGGTAAAAAAGGAGCCATAAAAATGAGAATGCTGGAAGAATTTTTTCCTGAATTCACGGAAAAGCTGGACGAGATTGACAAGCTCTATGCCGAAAAAAGGATGATTGACGAAAAGACCTATCAGTTCATCTGCTTTGCCCTCTCGATTAAAGCCAGGTCCAAACCCTGTGTCCTGAAGCACTTCAAGGGAGCACTTGAAGCAGGAGCCACAGTCAAAGAGCTCTCATATATCTTTGCCCTGGTAATGAGGGAAGCCGCAGGCGCAGACGACTGCTGGACTCATGATGTAATAGGAGACTGGAAAGAGATCCTGAAAGGCAATATTTCATGCAGCTGCGAAAAATAAAGACATGGAATATTTCAGAAAATAGTTTTCGGATTACCTCAAAACAAACTTTCTTTTTTTCAGACTCCAGTGAAGAATTAAATCATTCTTAAAAATCCGTCAGCTTGAGCTGTTTTGGGCGAGAGAGTTTTATTTCCAGAGGTTTCATGTAATCGGCTGA
This window of the Methanosarcina mazei S-6 genome carries:
- a CDS encoding lysylphosphatidylglycerol synthase transmembrane domain-containing protein, with the translated sequence MDLEALKKATAAFLVLTAILLVVSNRAEIVPLLEESWKILSDTRIMYVFLASSVYLLSVYFFAVRWQQVLSSIGYNLKAVNLLPIMFGAAFVNNITPASRTGGESLRIIWANRSFGITYTHAVITILFERLVEAIPVALLFLYILYLSPSFESLLHLQRKILTFNSSLLWVLILIGGGIGVRILIRKSSIFTRKLYQDWKQLNRSFVPVLLLSCLVWGLDVIRIKLVASALSLPLSMDIIIVFSVLYLVLGCLPITPGGLGIVEGGLVSLLLYFGMSPASAGSFVFLERFVSYGLSSLIGILYLFYYGGFKIWKDTKSH
- a CDS encoding glycosyltransferase family 4 protein, coding for MEYCMHSLAKTLIQEGHEVHIITRSYPGIPQYSMRDRIKIIRVGSDPFPGQKRFMMPGAYKELYNLLRSENYDMIHSHGLDSPLSMAALLMSRKIGLPSVVTNHSLVGHTALSPALYLAGKLLVRNADAVIAVSSAVEKDSKLMTKKPVYRIFNGIECEENSCKATLPINREEKIVIASVARMTRKKGVHHLVKLAPALLKKHENLMFVMIGDGPLTKKLEKRVKKCGLSDNFYFTGEITRNKVLDYLEQADIFAHPSGDEGFGISILEAILKKVPVVAMNHSGVSDIIEHGVDGFLAEDLTEFSSCLETLIENPELRTEFARKAAEGLPKYDWDRIYEQTCRVYTGIINGKHHNRSLEQESLSESDYKKLLKKTDQRE
- a CDS encoding carboxymuconolactone decarboxylase family protein; the encoded protein is MRMLEEFFPEFTEKLDEIDKLYAEKRMIDEKTYQFICFALSIKARSKPCVLKHFKGALEAGATVKELSYIFALVMREAAGADDCWTHDVIGDWKEILKGNISCSCEK